Genomic DNA from Pelosinus sp. UFO1:
GGTAAAAGAATTAGGCGAGGATATTGAAGTTTTTATTGCAGGGCAGCGTTACCAGTTCGTCGGTAAAGTTTTTCAACAAGTCGCTGATACTAGAAGTTTAACGACTATGACTACATCAGATAAAATCGATAAGGTTTTGACTAATCGAATGTTCGGTTTGCCTATATTTTTTGCATTGATGTGGTTAGTGTTTAACTTGGTATTCACAATTGGAGATATTCCTTCTGGCTGGATTGAAACGGGAATGGGCAAGTTCGGTGGATATATCGGAGATATCATGGGAGATGGCCCTCTGAAGTCTTTGATAGTTGATGGTATTATTGGTGGTGTGGGTAGCGTTCTTACCTTTGTACCTGGCATTTTACTATTATTTTTAGCAATTGCTTTATTGGAAGATACGGGTTATATGGCTAGAGCAGCCTTTATTATGGATAGGCTGATGCGTAGATTTGGTTTGCATGGTAAATCCTTTATCCCTCTTATGTTAGGGTTTGGTTGCAGTGTTTCTGCTATTATGGGAACGAGAACTCTCGAAAATCCTCGGGATCGAATTATTACCATATTGATTTCACCGCTCATGAGTTGTAGCGCGAAACTGCCAGTATATACTGTACTAATTGCCGCATTCTTTGATGCAGATATTGCTGGTAATGTATTATTTTCGATTTATATGATAGGAATTATATTATCCATGGTCGTGGCGAGTCTTTTCCGCAAGACTGTATTAAAAGGCGAAAGTGAACCTTTCGTTATGGAATTACCACCTTATCGTATACCTACGCTAAAAAGTGTAGTTATTCATATGTGGGAACGTGGTTCTTTGTATGTAAAAAAAGCTGGAACTATCATTTTAGCAGCATCTATATTAATGTGGTTTTTAACGAATTATCCTTCAGATATCGAATATAGTAAAAATTATGAAGCTTTGACAGTACAGGCTGAGGCGAATTATACGCAGCAAGTGGACGAAGAAATCTTAGCCCCTCTTGCAATTGAAGAAATTGAAGACAATGAGCAATTGGCAGCATTGATTGGTCAAATTCAAGATGTTGAAAAAGGCTTTGAGGAGCAGACAAAGGAATTAGAGGAAGACAGTTCTGAATATGCTGCTTTAGAAGCAGACAAAACAGAAAAACTAGCACAACTTGAGCTTGTAAACCCTGAAATTTACGCTAGCGCAGCAAAGTATGTTGAACTTACGAGTGGATTAGAGGACGAGAAAGAAAAAATAACCAATGAACAAGCTGGTGAAAAACTTGAAAAAAGTTATGCTGGACAATTCGGTAAGTTGGTTGAGCCTGCGATACGGCCTCTTGGTTTTGACTGGCGCGTTGGTGTGAGTCTAGTAGCTGGTGTTTCAGCGAAAGAAGTAGTAATCAGTACTATGGGAACTATTTATAGCTTAGGTGCTACTGATGAAACTTCTGCTACATTGAAACATGCTTTAGCAGAAGATAAGAACTTGAATCCTTTAGTAGCCTATAGTTTGATGATTTTTGTTCTGATTTACTCCCCTTGCTTGGCAGCCCTTGCTGTTATGAAACGGGAAACTGGTTCATGGAAATGGCCTGCAATTAGCATGGTATATTCAACAACTCTTGCATGGATTGTTACTTTTATTGTATACCAAGGTGGTAAATTATTAGGCTTTGGTGGTTAGTTCTATTACAGTATAAGGATTTGGGGTTTGCGCTATAGTAGCGCAAACCTAGCCTTATTAGGATTTAAGATGAAATGGCTCTATTTCAATTCGCTATATGTTTTGAAAAAGGAGGAGAGAAACATGCAGACAATAATATTATATGGAATTGGTATACTCGCAGTTGGTTATATAGCCTTGACGGTTTGGAAAAATATAAAAGGACAAGGTTCATGTTGCAGCGGCTCAGGGAAAAGTAGTGGCTGTGGTGGTTGTGGATCAACAACTAATTGTAAGTAATCGGATTAAATGAAGATAGCTCAGTGGCTACCTTTATTTTTTAATAAATTAATGAGAATGATAATCAATAACAATGAGGAGGGGTATTTATGTCTATCGTAGTAATTGGAGCTGATTATTTAGGTAGTATTGAAAAGAATTTATATTCGTTAGGGGTAACGGAATTGACACATATAGATGGCCGGAGAGTGTCAAATCAAAATAAAATCAGTATTCCTAAAAAGACACAATTTGTATTGGTTCTAACAGATTATGTAAATCATAATACGGCTAAAATGGTGAAGGCAATTGCAAAGGCCCAAGATGTTCCTTTAGTGTTTTCTAAACGGTCCTGGGGTGCTGTGGAAGAAAAAATAGCAGCCGCAGGAGTTATGGAATAAGATATAAAAATAGTATTAAAGGTGGAATTGATTATCATGAGTTGGAAACAATTTTTACAAATTCAAGATACTAAAAACGACGCAGATTTTTTCTCTAAATGGTTAGTGGTAGAATTAGCACCGACTATTTACGGTGAGAAACCAAGTACTTTACTCAATTTAATGGATTCACCCCAATTTTTAATGAAAACATTATGGCTTACATATGGACAGGGATTGTTGGCTAACAGTAATATGGAGTGGATCGTGCTAAAAGAGGACGCAGCAAGTATGAAAGTACTTTTCTATCGGGTGGATTTATTAAATGCCTATGTAAATGATGATAATAACCGCCGTTTCTTAGCAGGGTTTGGTTATCATGCCGCTATGAACTTAGAGGAGTTGTTGGAACATTTTAAAGAACGTTTTCAGGGAGTTTGTCCTCATGAAATGGGTATTCTATTAGGGATTCCTCTTAAAGATGTCATGGGATTTATGGGACTCGGAGGAGAATGCCATACTTGTCATGGTATGTGGAAGGTTTATGGTGATCCAGCATCTTCACTCTCTATGATGCAACGGATGGAGGAAGCAAAAAGTAAGGTGGCAGATTGGATGATGAAAGGATATGCAGTGAAAGAGGTTTTATATGGATCCTGTACAATGACTGCTTAAAAGTACAAGAGGTACATAAAGTGTATGCTTTACTACTATTTCAAGTGCTGTTTAGCCGTACTATTTTGCTACGGCAATAAGATTGGAATCATTATTATGTGTGACTTTTTTGGATATGCTATACCTTCATCTAAAACAATTGGTGAAAAAGCAGCTTTTTTGCATGAAAATCTGCTTTTTTTCTTTACATTATATAAAGAATGCAGTTATAATTTGAGAGTAGAAAAAATAGCCATATTCTTTGTAATAAATGAGGTTTATATTTAATAATGATAATGATGTGTGAAAAAAAATCAGCGATGAAGGCTGGTTTTTTATTGGTTTCTTTTTTATTTGTGCTACTGTTAGTGCATTTTGTAGGAATTAGTCGCCTGACGCCTGAATCCATTCGGAATATAGTACTATCTTTCGGGTGGTGGGGTCCTGTTGTCTATGTGGTAATGTATACAATTAGGCCCTTACTTCTATTTCCTGCTATTCTTCTTACCTTAGCAGGTGGTTTGGCCTTTGGCCCTTGGTGGGGAACTTTCTATGTTGTCTTAGGCGGCGTTATGGGCGCTTGTTTGTGTTTTACTATAGCCCGTTTATTGGGACGTGATAAAATGCAAAAATACATAGGAAAATTTTCGCAACTTCAATTATTTGAAAGTCAAATTGCACAGAACGGCTTTCGTACTATGTTAATCATGCGAATTGTACCTATTTTCCCGTATGATCCCGTAAGCTATTTAGCCGGATTATCTAAGATTCGCTTTTGGGATTATACAGCGGCAACTGCTCTTGGCATGATTCCTGGAGCATTTGCGTATAATGTATTAGGTTATTCCCTGACAGATGTTTTTTCCTCAACCTTTTTATTAGCACTGTTATTTGTCGTAGTTGTTATGTGCACGCCGCTATTATATCATTTTGTAAAACAAAGAAGAGTTTAGTAATATAATAAATAGACCTTGCCTTATTGAGGCAAGGTCTTATTTTACGGAACCAAGAAAGTATAACACTTCCTTGGTTCCAAGTAAGAACGACTAAGGCTTTTGCCTGCGTCCGAGGACTTGGCACAAGCCAAGTCTTTTCTTATTTGCTCTTATTCCAAAATTGAAGATGTTTGACGCGAAGTTCCTCTCTTGTTAACTCTGCAGGCCATAACTCAGAAGTTGGGCTTTGCCGCATAGCCGCAGCTAGATGAGGATAGATTTCGGGGTTTGACTTCTCCAAGGATGCAATCATATCTTTTGCTTCTTGGCGTTTTGTAAGGCCGTTTAAAGGACATGGGCTTGGAATAGGAGTAAAGCCGTGAATTTTAGGAGTCTCTTTTAGCTCGTACTCACGAAAATACAGTAAGGGACGAATGACCGTAAGGTTTTTCCGATCTAAATAAGTGGTTGGCATAAAGGTTTTAATTTGTCCAGAATAAAGTAGACCCATTAAGAAAGTCTCTACGGCATCATCATGGTGGTGAGCATAGGCTACTTTGTTAAAACCATTTTCAACCGCAAAGTTATTTATGGTACCACGGCGAAAAAAAGCACAGGTAAAACAGGGATCTTTACCATCATTGTTTTTAATGATTCCAGCAATATCTGTTTTTTGTGTGTAGAAGGGTACATCGAGATCGGCGCAAAAATCTGAGATGGGTTTCGGATCAAAATCATCGGTAAACAAAGGGTCGATGGTTAAAGCTGCGATTTCAAAAGGCTTCGCTGAACGCTGGCGAAGTATGGAAAGAGCATAGGTCAAAAATGTACTATCTTTACCACCTGATAAGCCGATTAATATTTTATCACCTGCTGCTATCATATCAAATTCAGTAATAGCGCGACAAAGCCGAGAAAAGTAATGCTCCGGCAAATTTTTCTTCATTTAGCATCTCCTATTATTGGATTATAAATTTAATAAGAATAAGTAAATCTTCTGTAATAATAATGGATTTTTGTAATATAGTCTAGTCTTTCGAGAGGAGAATTGTAACGGGAGAAACGATTGCGATAGAAAGTAAGATGACTATGAAGGGATTGATAAACTTTTACCACAATGCTGAGGTATAAAAATGTACCTATTAACCCATTGAAAATCAGTAGAAAGAGACTATAATTAAATTAACAGACAATTCGATTATGAATAAATATATAACTAAGTTACCACATTCATTGTGGCAATGGGGTGATTAATTTATGGAACGCATTTTAGCAATCATTCGTATATTGCTAAATAGAAATCAGGCAATTACCGTAGATGAGATTGCGGGCATGCTTACTGTGTCGAATAAGACAATTCGAAATGATTTAAGTAAAGTGGAAGACCATATTAAAAATACAGGTTTGTTACTGGTAAAAAAGACTGGTTCGGGTATTCTGCTACAGGGGTCTGAAGAACAAAAGGTAAGTCTAAGCAGCAAAATTGAAAATAGTAGAGGTGCGGATCAGCCTTTCTCTCCAAAGGCTAGAAAGTATTCCATACTAAAACGGTTATTGATGGCAGATAATCAAATTCGTATGCAGGATTTAGCAGATGAACTCTATGTTAGTAAGGTTACGATTCACAAGGATTTAGTTGATGTAGAAGAGTGGCTGAATGGTTTTGAATTGAACTTATTGAGTAAAACAAATTATGGTATAGAAGTAATTGGTGAAGAAGAAAATTGGCGTAAGGCAGTGGTTAGCCTAATTGCCTACCATCGAGAACAAGATGAACTCAAAGAAATGTTATATGAACATTACGGAGGCAGAATTGATTATAAAACATTACGAAAGTTAAAAGAATTAATCAATATCGATTTCCGCCAGCTAGAAAGAATCTTAACACAGGCGGAAGAAAAATTAGCATTTCACTTCTCCGATGAAGCTTATGTTAGCTTGGTCATTCACGTAGCCATTGCCATAAAAAGATTAGAGCATAAAAAAGATATTTGTTTGGCGAATCGTACTTTATTGCATTTACAGTCAAAAGATGAATACCAAGTCGCTAAAGATATAGGAGAAAGTATTGAAGCATCTTTTCAAGTTACCTTACCAGAACCTGAAATAGGCTATATCTTACTGCATATTCTTGGGGCGAAAATGCAACAAAATCCTATAGAAGAGGTTCATCTGAAATTAGATGAAGATAATAATCTAGCTCTTGTTATCGCTAGGGAAATCATTACTATCGCCCAAGGTGTTTTAAATGTAGATTTTACCAATGATAAACAATTACTGACTGGTCTGTTGCTGCATTTACGCCCGACAATTAATCGTTTGAAATATGGACTAACTTTGAAAAATCCCATACTACATGAAATAAAAGAAAATTATCCAGAGGTATATGGTGCTGCCTGGATGACAAGTATTGTATTTGAAAAATACGTTGGTTGTCGGGTGAACGAAGAAGAAATTGGTTATATTGCACTACATATTGGGGCGGCAATGGAAAGAAGCAAAAAAACTTTCAAAGCATTAGTTGTCTGCACAAGTGGTATTGGAACATCTCAACTATTGGCTGCCCGTTTAGGGCGATGCTTTCGGGATATTGAAATCAAGAATATACTTTCCGTAGCAGACATTCAAGAAGATATAACACATGACGTAGATTTTATTATTTCCACTGTGCCCCTTTCCAGAGGAACAGTCAATCGCCCCGTTATTCATATAAGCCCTTTATTGGTGCAGAAAGATATTAGAAAGCTGGAAACCTTTATTAATGAGTTTAATACAAGAGAAATAAACTATAATGGAGGGATTTTAATGTTGATAAACGAGGATCTGATCAATTTGGATATTGAGGCGACAGATAAAGCAGACGTTATTCGCCAGATGGCATTATTAGCTGAAAAGGCTGGAAAAATCAGCTCTTTGGATGAGTTTATTCAGGATGTATTGGAAAGAGAAAACAACTTTTCAACGGGGGTGGGAAACGGGATAGCAATACCCCATGGGAAATCAAAAGCGGTGAAGGAGGCGATGTTTGTTTTCGGTAAAATTAGGCAGGGGATCGATTGGGGATCACATGATGGTAGCTTAGTTAATTTAATTTTTTTACTAGGTGTGCCTGCTGAAAATCTTAATAATGTCCATTTGAAGATATTGTCACAATTGTCAATGAAACTTATGGACGAGGACTTTATAGAAATTTTAAATAATGCAGACACCAAGCAAGGAATATTAGAAGCACTAAGTATTATTCAGGTGGAGTAAAGGAGTAAAACGAATAGGGGGAGAATGTAATGAGTGAAGAGCTGAAAAACATAAGACAGTATCTAATGACAGGCGTATCTTATATGATTCCTATTGTTGTAATCGGTGGTGTGCTTATTGCCTTATCGATTGCTCTAAGCGGTGTGGAAGCTGGTAAAGGTGCAGTTGTTACCAATCCCGTATTTAAAAACATGCTTGATATTGGTGTTGCGGCTTTTTCTATGATGGTACCTGTATTAGCTGGTTTCATTGCTTACGGTATTGCTGATCGCCCAGGGATTGCCCCAGGACTTGTTGGTGGTGTATTAGCAGCCAATTTGAAAGCTGGTTTTCTTGGTGGTATTGTAGCAGGTTTTATTGCAGGTTATGTTGCTAGATGGATAAAATGTTGGCAAGTTCCTTTAAGTTTAAAACCCATTATGCCTATATTCGTAATTCCTTTATTGTCTGCTTTGGTCGTAGGTGGATTAATG
This window encodes:
- the feoB gene encoding ferrous iron transport protein B, whose product is MVGKKVTVALVGNPNSGKTTIFNNLTGGRQHVGNYPGVTVEKKEGYRNLGDNEFSIIDLPGTYSLTAYSQEEVVTRNFIVNDKPDVVIDILDTSNLERNLYLTVQLLELGHPLILALNMVDVAEATGLKINDAKLSQCLNGIPVVRTIGVRKEGMESILHTAMQASGSKLASSFKLDYGVHVEDALQKLESLLLPLHKEINFSERWLALKLLENDSNIIESLRKLPNSNEIMASCRTIREELVKELGEDIEVFIAGQRYQFVGKVFQQVADTRSLTTMTTSDKIDKVLTNRMFGLPIFFALMWLVFNLVFTIGDIPSGWIETGMGKFGGYIGDIMGDGPLKSLIVDGIIGGVGSVLTFVPGILLLFLAIALLEDTGYMARAAFIMDRLMRRFGLHGKSFIPLMLGFGCSVSAIMGTRTLENPRDRIITILISPLMSCSAKLPVYTVLIAAFFDADIAGNVLFSIYMIGIILSMVVASLFRKTVLKGESEPFVMELPPYRIPTLKSVVIHMWERGSLYVKKAGTIILAASILMWFLTNYPSDIEYSKNYEALTVQAEANYTQQVDEEILAPLAIEEIEDNEQLAALIGQIQDVEKGFEEQTKELEEDSSEYAALEADKTEKLAQLELVNPEIYASAAKYVELTSGLEDEKEKITNEQAGEKLEKSYAGQFGKLVEPAIRPLGFDWRVGVSLVAGVSAKEVVISTMGTIYSLGATDETSATLKHALAEDKNLNPLVAYSLMIFVLIYSPCLAALAVMKRETGSWKWPAISMVYSTTLAWIVTFIVYQGGKLLGFGG
- a CDS encoding DUF2325 domain-containing protein — protein: MSIVVIGADYLGSIEKNLYSLGVTELTHIDGRRVSNQNKISIPKKTQFVLVLTDYVNHNTAKMVKAIAKAQDVPLVFSKRSWGAVEEKIAAAGVME
- a CDS encoding DUF3793 family protein, with protein sequence MSWKQFLQIQDTKNDADFFSKWLVVELAPTIYGEKPSTLLNLMDSPQFLMKTLWLTYGQGLLANSNMEWIVLKEDAASMKVLFYRVDLLNAYVNDDNNRRFLAGFGYHAAMNLEELLEHFKERFQGVCPHEMGILLGIPLKDVMGFMGLGGECHTCHGMWKVYGDPASSLSMMQRMEEAKSKVADWMMKGYAVKEVLYGSCTMTA
- a CDS encoding TVP38/TMEM64 family protein, yielding MIMMCEKKSAMKAGFLLVSFLFVLLLVHFVGISRLTPESIRNIVLSFGWWGPVVYVVMYTIRPLLLFPAILLTLAGGLAFGPWWGTFYVVLGGVMGACLCFTIARLLGRDKMQKYIGKFSQLQLFESQIAQNGFRTMLIMRIVPIFPYDPVSYLAGLSKIRFWDYTAATALGMIPGAFAYNVLGYSLTDVFSSTFLLALLFVVVVMCTPLLYHFVKQRRV
- a CDS encoding ATP-binding protein, which gives rise to MKKNLPEHYFSRLCRAITEFDMIAAGDKILIGLSGGKDSTFLTYALSILRQRSAKPFEIAALTIDPLFTDDFDPKPISDFCADLDVPFYTQKTDIAGIIKNNDGKDPCFTCAFFRRGTINNFAVENGFNKVAYAHHHDDAVETFLMGLLYSGQIKTFMPTTYLDRKNLTVIRPLLYFREYELKETPKIHGFTPIPSPCPLNGLTKRQEAKDMIASLEKSNPEIYPHLAAAMRQSPTSELWPAELTREELRVKHLQFWNKSK
- a CDS encoding transcription antiterminator, which translates into the protein MERILAIIRILLNRNQAITVDEIAGMLTVSNKTIRNDLSKVEDHIKNTGLLLVKKTGSGILLQGSEEQKVSLSSKIENSRGADQPFSPKARKYSILKRLLMADNQIRMQDLADELYVSKVTIHKDLVDVEEWLNGFELNLLSKTNYGIEVIGEEENWRKAVVSLIAYHREQDELKEMLYEHYGGRIDYKTLRKLKELINIDFRQLERILTQAEEKLAFHFSDEAYVSLVIHVAIAIKRLEHKKDICLANRTLLHLQSKDEYQVAKDIGESIEASFQVTLPEPEIGYILLHILGAKMQQNPIEEVHLKLDEDNNLALVIAREIITIAQGVLNVDFTNDKQLLTGLLLHLRPTINRLKYGLTLKNPILHEIKENYPEVYGAAWMTSIVFEKYVGCRVNEEEIGYIALHIGAAMERSKKTFKALVVCTSGIGTSQLLAARLGRCFRDIEIKNILSVADIQEDITHDVDFIISTVPLSRGTVNRPVIHISPLLVQKDIRKLETFINEFNTREINYNGGILMLINEDLINLDIEATDKADVIRQMALLAEKAGKISSLDEFIQDVLERENNFSTGVGNGIAIPHGKSKAVKEAMFVFGKIRQGIDWGSHDGSLVNLIFLLGVPAENLNNVHLKILSQLSMKLMDEDFIEILNNADTKQGILEALSIIQVE